A genomic window from Motilibacter aurantiacus includes:
- a CDS encoding HoxN/HupN/NixA family nickel/cobalt transporter, which yields MAAAVSRRAALAALAALALPLLVTTPAAAHPLGNFTLNHYVRAEVSGPTVHVLAVLDQAEVPTLADQKRIERSAAAYADERLDALTGGITLAVDGVDVPLEAQDVRAGTPRGEGGLSTYRLEVLLVGRVPGWSPGREVRVELRDRSEEGRPGWRETLVVAAGDATATSGGLADVSDELRAYPEEGLDEPLTRAEATSTVRLGTADAPAPVLRGRAPPREEGRLAGLLGHGAYGPAALAAALVVALGVGAAHAVGPGHGKTMMAAWLTGTRGRPRDAVALGVAVSLMHTASVLVLGAALLGLGASAAVRDVLPWLGLLAGLCVAAVGVSLCRRRLRPAYAAVSGVLPPQRTPAQQRVLVGAGHEHSPGHSHSHPPPDGHPHPQSXHPHGHPHGHPHGHSHPHAPAGPEPLSRRGLLALATSGGLFPSPSALVVLLAAASLGRLPLGLALVGAFSLGLAAALSAAGLAVVAGTAFLERRPAGARLAALAPALGAVALTGLGVSLAVRAALQIP from the coding sequence ATGGCGGCGGCCGTGAGCCGGCGCGCGGCGCTCGCCGCCCTCGCGGCGCTGGCGCTCCCGCTCCTCGTCACCACCCCGGCGGCCGCGCACCCGCTCGGCAACTTCACGCTCAACCACTACGTCCGCGCCGAGGTCAGCGGGCCCACGGTGCATGTGCTGGCCGTCCTCGACCAGGCCGAGGTCCCGACGCTGGCCGACCAGAAGCGCATCGAGCGCAGCGCCGCGGCGTACGCGGACGAGCGCCTGGACGCCCTCACCGGCGGCATCACGCTGGCCGTCGACGGCGTGGACGTCCCGCTGGAGGCCCAGGACGTGCGGGCGGGCACGCCGCGCGGCGAGGGCGGGCTGTCGACGTACCGGCTCGAGGTGCTCCTCGTCGGCCGGGTCCCGGGCTGGTCGCCCGGGCGGGAGGTACGCGTGGAGCTGCGCGACCGCTCGGAGGAGGGGCGCCCGGGGTGGCGCGAGACGCTGGTCGTCGCGGCCGGCGACGCCACGGCCACGAGCGGGGGCCTCGCCGACGTCAGCGACGAGCTGCGGGCGTACCCCGAGGAGGGGCTCGACGAGCCGCTGACGCGGGCCGAGGCCACCTCGACGGTCCGGCTCGGGACCGCGGACGCACCGGCCCCCGTCCTGCGCGGCCGCGCGCCCCCGCGCGAGGAGGGCCGGCTGGCCGGCCTGCTGGGCCACGGCGCGTACGGACCGGCGGCGCTGGCGGCGGCCCTGGTCGTGGCCCTCGGTGTCGGCGCCGCGCACGCGGTCGGCCCCGGCCACGGCAAGACGATGATGGCGGCCTGGCTGACGGGCACCCGCGGCCGCCCGCGCGACGCCGTGGCCCTCGGCGTGGCGGTGTCGCTCATGCACACCGCGAGCGTGCTCGTCCTCGGAGCGGCCCTGCTCGGGCTCGGTGCCTCGGCCGCCGTGCGCGACGTGCTGCCCTGGCTGGGGCTGCTCGCCGGGCTCTGCGTCGCTGCGGTCGGGGTGAGCCTGTGCCGGCGCCGCCTGCGCCCCGCGTACGCCGCGGTCAGCGGCGTGCTGCCGCCGCAGCGGACACCTGCACAGCAGCGGGTGCTGGTCGGGGCGGGGCACGAGCACTCGCCCGGGCACTCGCACAGCCACCCGCCGCCGGACGGCCACCCGCACCCCCAATCCNGCCACCCGCACGGCCACCCGCACGGCCACCCGCACGGCCACAGCCATCCCCACGCCCCCGCCGGCCCCGAGCCGCTGTCCCGGCGCGGGCTGCTGGCGCTCGCCACGAGCGGCGGGCTCTTCCCCTCGCCGTCCGCGCTGGTCGTGCTGCTGGCGGCGGCGTCGCTCGGCCGGCTGCCGCTGGGGCTGGCCCTCGTCGGTGCGTTCAGCCTCGGCCTCGCGGCAGCGCTCTCGGCCGCGGGGCTCGCCGTCGTCGCCGGGACCGCCTTCCTCGAGCGGCGGCCGGCGGGGGCACGGCTCGCGGCGCTGGCACCGGCGCTCGGTGCCGTGGCGCTCACCGGGCTCGGAGTGTCGCTCGCAGTCAGAGCAGCACTCCAGATTCCCTGA
- a CDS encoding SDR family NAD(P)-dependent oxidoreductase, whose translation MPYPTTSPATWLVTGTSRGLGLELVKQLLQRGDHVAATTRSIERLVAGIAGIDAGRLLPLEVDLADEADVARAVEEARARFGGLDVVVNNAGYGFLAAVEEVSDAEARRMFDVQVFGVWNVLRATLPVFRAAGSGHVVNVSSILGLTAFPGWGLYCAGKYALEGLTESLAAEVAGLGIKVTLVEPGYMQTDFLRPVSLGLPDVAAEGYGAIREMTDAHLAMPGTQLGDPAKAAAAIVSVVAGGKAPLHQLLGSDSYALARARVEALSADVEAGRELAHTTDIRRP comes from the coding sequence ATGCCGTACCCCACCACGTCGCCCGCCACCTGGCTCGTCACCGGGACGTCCCGAGGCCTGGGCCTGGAGCTGGTCAAGCAGCTGCTGCAGCGGGGCGACCACGTCGCCGCCACCACGCGCTCGATCGAGCGGCTCGTCGCCGGCATCGCCGGCATCGACGCGGGCCGCCTGCTCCCGCTCGAGGTAGACCTGGCCGACGAGGCGGACGTCGCCCGTGCCGTCGAGGAGGCACGCGCCCGGTTCGGCGGGCTCGACGTCGTCGTCAACAACGCCGGATACGGCTTCCTCGCCGCGGTCGAGGAGGTCTCGGACGCCGAGGCGCGGCGGATGTTCGACGTCCAGGTGTTCGGCGTCTGGAACGTGCTCCGCGCCACGCTCCCCGTCTTCCGTGCGGCCGGCAGCGGCCACGTCGTCAACGTCTCCTCCATCCTCGGGCTGACCGCGTTCCCCGGCTGGGGGCTCTACTGCGCCGGCAAGTACGCCCTGGAGGGGCTGACCGAGTCGCTCGCCGCCGAGGTGGCCGGGCTCGGGATCAAGGTCACCCTCGTGGAGCCCGGCTACATGCAGACCGACTTCCTGCGCCCGGTCTCGCTGGGCCTGCCGGACGTCGCGGCCGAGGGCTACGGGGCCATCCGGGAGATGACCGACGCGCACCTCGCGATGCCGGGCACGCAGCTCGGCGACCCGGCCAAGGCGGCGGCCGCGATCGTCTCCGTGGTGGCGGGTGGGAAGGCCCCGCTGCACCAACTGCTCGGGTCGGACTCCTACGCGCTCGCCCGGGCGCGCGTCGAGGCGCTCTCCGCCGACGTCGAGGCGGGCCGGGAGCTGGCGCACACGACGGACATCCGGCGGCCCTGA
- a CDS encoding helix-turn-helix transcriptional regulator: MAGSSELGEFLRACRADVTPESVGLDGGQARRVRGLRREEVALLAGVSVDYYTRLEQGRHASPSESVVEAIARALGLDDAARAHLANLASRVRRPAERPSAQRVRPAVAQLLRSFVDHPAFVVGRRTDILASNALARALLTDWDRKPARERNYTRWMVLDPEARARYADWEAVTAEVVGTLRLDAGRHPDDPLLNELVGELTIKSPEFRRWWGDNRVHQRTHGTKRMRHPEIGDITIIYEALALPGDADQTLFVYTAAPGSRSADNLRLLASWAAQRRAGASPERSDSSDVPHRA; this comes from the coding sequence ATGGCCGGATCGAGCGAGCTGGGCGAGTTCCTGCGGGCCTGCCGGGCGGACGTGACCCCGGAGTCCGTGGGCCTGGACGGCGGCCAGGCCCGCCGCGTCCGCGGGCTGCGCCGCGAGGAGGTGGCGCTGCTGGCCGGCGTGAGCGTCGACTACTACACCCGGCTGGAGCAGGGACGGCACGCGTCGCCGTCGGAGTCGGTGGTCGAGGCGATCGCGCGGGCGCTCGGCCTCGACGACGCCGCACGCGCCCATCTGGCGAACCTGGCGTCGCGCGTGCGCCGCCCCGCCGAGCGCCCGTCGGCACAGCGGGTACGGCCCGCGGTGGCCCAGCTGCTGCGGTCCTTCGTCGACCACCCCGCGTTCGTCGTGGGCCGCCGGACCGACATCCTCGCCTCGAACGCGCTGGCCCGCGCGCTGCTCACCGACTGGGACCGCAAGCCCGCGCGGGAGCGCAACTACACCCGGTGGATGGTGCTCGACCCGGAGGCGCGCGCGAGGTATGCCGACTGGGAGGCCGTCACGGCGGAGGTCGTCGGGACGCTGCGGCTCGACGCCGGCCGCCATCCCGACGACCCGCTGCTCAACGAGCTCGTGGGCGAGCTGACGATCAAGAGCCCGGAGTTCCGCCGCTGGTGGGGTGACAACCGGGTGCACCAGCGGACCCACGGCACCAAGCGGATGCGCCACCCCGAGATCGGCGACATCACCATCATCTACGAGGCGCTGGCGCTGCCGGGGGACGCGGACCAGACGCTCTTCGTCTACACGGCGGCGCCGGGCAGCCGGTCCGCGGACAACCTGCGGCTGCTGGCGTCGTGGGCCGCGCAGCGACGGGCCGGCGCGTCGCCGGAGCGGTCGGACAGCAGCGACGTGCCCCATCGGGCCTGA
- a CDS encoding DMT family transporter: MSSTEAPARGSRSLASHKPLAAAVAVAAGVLLAVQARVNGQLGDKLDDSIAAALLSFAIGTVIVAALALARRAGRAQFAALPALIRSGRLRWWQCLGGLSGGIFVAVQAHSAPVLGVALYSVAVVAGQTTSSLAVDRLGLGPAGRVRLTGARGVAAAVTVLAVLVAVSDRLDGRSPVGAMVLTALAGVLLAVQQAVNGRVSQATGEPLVAGLVNFLLGTLLLVVAYLGFTGLTSDVWSRLPGEWWLYLGGAFGVVVIVSGAQTVRALGVLLLGLCTVLGQLAGGIVLDLAAPVHDEGVSVWTVVGCLLTAGAIAVAARGSRR, translated from the coding sequence ATTTCTTCCACTGAGGCCCCGGCCCGCGGCAGCCGCTCGCTGGCGAGCCACAAGCCGCTCGCGGCGGCCGTCGCGGTCGCCGCGGGCGTGCTGCTCGCCGTCCAGGCGCGGGTCAACGGCCAACTGGGGGACAAGCTCGACGACTCGATCGCCGCGGCCCTGCTGAGCTTCGCGATCGGCACCGTCATCGTCGCCGCGCTGGCGCTCGCCCGGCGGGCCGGGCGCGCCCAGTTCGCCGCCCTCCCGGCGCTGATCCGGTCGGGCCGGCTGCGCTGGTGGCAGTGCCTCGGCGGGCTGTCGGGCGGCATCTTCGTCGCGGTGCAGGCGCACAGCGCGCCGGTGCTCGGCGTGGCGCTCTACTCCGTCGCCGTCGTCGCCGGCCAGACGACCTCGAGCCTCGCGGTCGACCGCCTCGGGCTCGGCCCGGCCGGCCGCGTCCGGCTGACCGGAGCCCGGGGCGTGGCCGCGGCGGTGACCGTCCTGGCGGTCCTCGTCGCGGTGTCCGACCGGCTCGACGGCCGCAGCCCGGTCGGCGCGATGGTGCTGACCGCCCTCGCCGGCGTGCTGCTCGCCGTGCAGCAGGCGGTGAACGGGCGGGTCAGCCAGGCCACGGGCGAGCCGCTGGTCGCCGGGCTGGTCAACTTCCTGCTCGGGACGCTGCTGCTCGTCGTGGCGTATCTCGGCTTCACCGGCCTGACCTCGGACGTGTGGAGCCGGCTGCCGGGGGAGTGGTGGCTCTACCTCGGCGGCGCGTTCGGGGTCGTCGTCATCGTCAGCGGCGCGCAGACCGTGCGAGCGCTCGGAGTGCTGCTGCTCGGCCTGTGCACGGTGCTCGGCCAGCTGGCCGGCGGCATCGTGCTCGACCTCGCCGCGCCCGTCCACGACGAGGGCGTGTCGGTGTGGACCGTGGTGGGGTGCCTGCTCACGGCCGGCGCGATCGCGGTCGCGGCACGCGGGTCGCGGCGCTGA
- the purH gene encoding bifunctional phosphoribosylaminoimidazolecarboxamide formyltransferase/IMP cyclohydrolase, which yields MSDRRPVRRALISVYDKTGLEELAQGLAAAGVTLVSTGSTASRIAAAGVPVTPVEELTGFPECLDGRVKTLHPRVHAGILADLRKPEHEQQLRELGVEPFDLVVVNLYPFTATVASGASPDECVEQIDIGGPSMVRAAAKNSPSVAVVTSPERYSDVLTAIADGGFTLAQRQRLAAEAFVHTATYDIAVASWMGSVLAPTDDGSGFPAWVGASWERSDVLRYGENPHQRAALYVSGRPGLAQAEQLHGKEMSYNNYTDTDAAWRAAHDHAEPCVAIIKHANPCGIAVGADVAEAHRKAHECDPVSAFGGVIAVNRPVTRAMAEQVAEVFTEVVAAPAFDEDALEVLTRKKNVRLLRVPSEEAGAVELRAISGGLLLQSVDRLDASGDDPANWTLAAGDAVDESTFADLAFAWRACRAVKSNAILLASGGATVGVGMGQVNRVDSARLAVSRAGERAHGSVGASDAFFPFPDGLEVLAEAGVRAVVQPGGSVRDEEVLAAARAAGMTVYLTGARHFFH from the coding sequence GTGAGCGATCGACGTCCGGTGCGGCGTGCCCTGATCAGCGTGTACGACAAGACGGGGCTGGAGGAGCTGGCCCAGGGGCTGGCCGCCGCGGGCGTGACGCTCGTGTCGACGGGCTCCACGGCCTCGCGTATCGCCGCGGCCGGCGTCCCGGTCACCCCGGTCGAGGAGCTCACCGGCTTCCCCGAGTGCCTCGACGGCCGGGTCAAGACGCTGCACCCGCGCGTGCACGCCGGCATCCTGGCCGACCTGCGCAAGCCCGAGCACGAGCAGCAGCTGCGCGAGCTCGGCGTGGAGCCGTTCGACCTCGTCGTCGTCAACCTCTACCCGTTCACCGCGACCGTCGCGTCGGGCGCCTCGCCCGACGAGTGCGTCGAGCAGATCGACATCGGCGGGCCGTCCATGGTCCGCGCCGCGGCCAAGAACTCGCCCTCGGTCGCCGTCGTCACGTCCCCCGAGCGCTACTCCGACGTGCTGACCGCCATCGCCGACGGCGGCTTCACCCTCGCCCAGCGCCAGCGGCTGGCGGCCGAGGCGTTCGTCCACACCGCGACGTACGACATCGCGGTCGCGTCCTGGATGGGCAGCGTCCTCGCCCCCACCGACGACGGCAGCGGCTTCCCCGCCTGGGTGGGCGCCTCGTGGGAGCGCTCGGACGTCCTGCGCTACGGGGAGAACCCGCACCAGCGGGCCGCGCTGTACGTCTCGGGCCGGCCGGGCCTGGCGCAGGCCGAGCAGCTGCACGGCAAGGAGATGTCCTACAACAACTACACGGACACCGACGCGGCCTGGCGGGCCGCGCACGACCACGCCGAGCCCTGCGTCGCGATCATCAAGCACGCCAACCCCTGCGGGATCGCGGTCGGCGCGGACGTGGCCGAGGCGCACCGCAAGGCGCACGAGTGCGACCCGGTGTCGGCCTTCGGCGGTGTCATCGCGGTGAACCGGCCCGTGACCCGGGCGATGGCCGAGCAGGTCGCAGAGGTCTTCACCGAGGTCGTCGCCGCCCCGGCGTTCGACGAGGACGCCCTCGAGGTGCTGACCCGCAAGAAGAACGTCCGCCTGCTGCGCGTGCCGTCCGAGGAGGCCGGCGCCGTGGAGCTCCGGGCGATCAGTGGCGGGCTGCTGCTGCAGTCGGTCGACCGGCTCGACGCCTCCGGCGACGACCCGGCCAACTGGACGTTGGCTGCCGGAGACGCAGTTGACGAGTCCACCTTCGCCGACCTGGCCTTCGCCTGGCGGGCGTGCCGGGCCGTGAAGTCGAACGCGATCCTGCTCGCGTCCGGCGGGGCGACCGTCGGTGTCGGCATGGGGCAGGTCAACCGCGTGGACTCGGCGCGGCTCGCCGTGTCCCGCGCCGGGGAGCGCGCGCACGGCTCGGTCGGCGCGTCGGACGCGTTCTTCCCGTTCCCCGACGGGCTCGAGGTGCTGGCGGAGGCGGGCGTGCGCGCCGTCGTGCAGCCCGGCGGCTCAGTACGCGACGAGGAGGTCCTCGCCGCCGCTCGCGCCGCAGGGATGACGGTCTACCTCACGGGCGCGCGGCATTTCTTCCACTGA
- the purN gene encoding phosphoribosylglycinamide formyltransferase has protein sequence MTTARNPARVVALVSGSGTLLQALLDGCDPREATVVAVGADRHGIAGLDRAAAAGVPTFVHAPRDFADRAQWNHALADAVAAYEPDLVVSAGFMRILGAEFLVRFPDRVLNTHPALLPAFPGAHAVRDALAYGVAVTGCTVHLVDTGVDTGPVVAQEAVRVEPGDDEATLHERIKVVERRLLVDVVGRMARSGWSVEGRKVTLA, from the coding sequence GTGACTACGGCTCGGAACCCGGCTCGGGTCGTGGCCCTCGTGTCCGGCTCCGGCACGCTGCTGCAGGCGCTCCTGGACGGCTGCGACCCGCGCGAGGCCACGGTCGTCGCGGTGGGCGCGGACCGCCACGGCATCGCCGGGCTCGACCGGGCAGCGGCGGCGGGGGTGCCCACCTTCGTGCACGCCCCCCGCGACTTCGCCGACCGGGCGCAGTGGAACCACGCCCTCGCCGACGCGGTGGCGGCGTACGAGCCGGACCTGGTCGTCTCGGCCGGCTTCATGCGCATCCTGGGGGCCGAGTTCCTCGTCCGGTTCCCTGACCGCGTCCTCAACACCCATCCCGCGCTGCTCCCGGCGTTCCCGGGAGCGCATGCTGTGCGGGACGCGCTGGCGTACGGCGTGGCCGTCACCGGCTGCACGGTGCACCTCGTCGACACCGGGGTCGACACCGGCCCCGTGGTCGCGCAGGAGGCCGTCCGTGTCGAGCCGGGTGACGACGAGGCCACCCTGCACGAGCGCATCAAGGTCGTCGAGCGCAGGCTGCTCGTCGACGTCGTGGGCCGCATGGCGCGGTCCGGCTGGTCCGTGGAAGGCAGGAAGGTGACTCTCGCGTGA